In Quercus robur chromosome 10, dhQueRobu3.1, whole genome shotgun sequence, a genomic segment contains:
- the LOC126701708 gene encoding putative phospholipid-transporting ATPase 9, whose protein sequence is MARGVRKKLHLGSLLPFRCGTKSFQSEHSLIGGPGFSRVVYCNTTESRRVLAYGNNYVTSTKYTLATFFPKSIFEQFRRAANVFFLISAILSFTPLSPSSPVSSVLPLALVILAAMIKEAIEDLRRKGQDIEVNNRKVKVHRGEGVFDNAKWMNLEVGDIVKVEKDGYFPADLILLSSSYEEAICYVETMNLDGETNLKLKQAVDATSKLHEDSGFQNFKAVIKSEDPNANLYSFIGSLQLEEQQYPLTPQQLLLRESKLKNTDFIYGVVIFTGHDTKVMQNSTAPPSKRSKIERRMDKLVYFLFSILVLISFIGSIFFGSSTREDLENGTMKRWYLRPDDTAIYYDPKRAPVAAILIFLTGLMLYSYLIPISLYISLEIAKVIQCTFINQDLHMYYEEADKPAKARTSNLNEELGQVDTILSDKTGTLTCNSMEFIKCSMAGTAYGRGVTVVERALSRREELPSAIEVTNGEGQVEYSTKAAIKGFNFFDERITHGNWVNEPHADVIQKFLLLLAICHTAVPEVDEETGRISYEAESPDEAAFVIAARELGFEFYERTQTSILIHELDLVSGRKVQRSYKLLNILEFSNSRKRMSVIVRNMEGKLLLLCKGADSVIFERLAKNGREFEEQTQEHANEYANAGLRTLLFAYRELDEEEYNKFNEEFTMAKNSVSADRDEMMEEVAEKIENDLILLGATAVEDKLQNGVPECIDKLAQAGIKIWVLTGDKLETAINIGFACCLLRQGMEQIVISSETPIIKALEKVGDNSAVAVAFKENVLQQIREAKESLTTLSKSSEALALIIDGKSLTCALEDDVKGLFLELALGCASVICCRCSPKQKALVTRLVKIKTGRTTLAIGDGANDVGMLQEADIGIGISGVEGMQAVMSSDIAIAQFRYLQRLLLVHGHWCYRRISRMICYFFYKNIAFGFTLFFFEAYASFSGQAPYNDWYLSLYNVFFTSLPVIALGVLEQDVSADLCLKFPLLYQEGVQNLLFSWFRFLCWAFNGVLSATLIFFFCSHAIEQPAFRKGGEVAGLDVLGTLMYTCIVWVVNCQIALFVNYYTLKNHIFIWGSIIAWYIFLLAYGAVNPNISTTAYKVFIEACAPAPSYWLLTLFVVITCLIPYFTHTSIQLWFFPMYHQMIQWVSKDGQLDDPQYSQMVRQRSLRPATVGYTAHLRATSKRSQETNEVH, encoded by the exons ATGGCTCGTGGTGTAAGAAAGAAGCTGCATTTAGGCAGCTTACTTCCCTTCAGATGTGGAACAAAATCATTTCAATCTGAACACTCACTGATTGGAGGACCCGGCTTCTCAAGGGTGGTATATTGCAACACCACCGAAAGTCGAAGGGTCCTAGCTTATGGCAACAATTATGTCACAAGTACAAAATATACACTTGCAACGTTCTTCCCCAAATCAATTTTTGAGCAGTTCAGGCGGGCTGCCAATGTCTTTTTCCTTATTTCCGCAATTTTGAGTTTCACGCCGCTGTCTCCTTCTTCACCAGTAAGTAGTGTTCTTCCTCTTGCTCTGGTGATTTTAGCTGCAATGATTAAAGAGGCTATAGAAGATTTGAGGCGAAAAGGGCAG GATATTGAGGTGAACAACAGAAAGGTAAAAGTGCATCGTGGTGAAGGGGTATTCGATAATGCTAAATGGATGAATTTGGAAGTTGGAGATATAGTGAAGGTGGAAAAGGATGGATATTTTCCTGCTGATCTCATCCTACTTTCTTCAAGTTATGAGGAAGCAATTTGCTATGTTGAGACCATGAACCTAGATGGGGAAAccaatttaaaactaaaacaagCAGTGGATGCAACTTCAAAGCTGCACGAAGACTCAggctttcaaaatttcaaggcTGTAATAAAAAGTGAAGACCCAAATGCAAATTTGTACTCTTTTATAGGCAGTTTGCAGCTTGAAGAACAACAGTACCCACTTACACCTCAGCAGCTTCTGCTTAGGGagtcaaaactaaaaaacacgGATTTTATTTATGGGGTGGTAATATTTACAGGTCATGATACAAAGGTTATGCAAAATTCAACGGCTCCTCCTTCCAAGAGAAGCAAAATTGAGAGAAGAATGGATAAGCTTGTTTACTTCTTGTTTTCTATCCTTGTGTTGATATCTTTTATTGGGTCAATTTTCTTTGGAAGTTCAACTAGGGAGGACTTGGAAAATGGaacaatgaaaagatggtaccTTAGACCAGATGACACTGCAATATACTACGATCCAAAAAGAGCACCAGTGGCAGCAATTTTGATCTTTCTGACTGGCCTTATGCTGTATAGTTATTTGATTCCCATTTCCTTGTATATTTCACTAGAAATAGCTAAAGTTATTCAATGTACTTTCATCAATCAAGATCTGCACATGTATTATGAAGAAGCCGACAAGCCAGCAAAAGCCCGTACCTCAAATTTGAATGAAGAACTGGGTCAAGTTGACACTATACTTTCTGATAAGACAGGAACTTTGACTTGCAACTCGATGGAGTTTATTAAGTGTTCAATGGCAGGGACTGCTTATGGGCGTGGAGTGACAGTAGTTGAGAGAGCTCTGTCTAGGAGAGAAGAGTTGCCTTCAGCTATAGAGGTGACAAATGGAGAGGGTCAGGTTGAGTATTCCACCAAAGCAGCCATTAAAGGGTTTAACTTTTTCGATGAAAGGATCACACATGGTAATTGGGTTAATGAACCTCATGCAGATGTAATCCAGAAATTTCTACTGTTACTGGCCATTTGCCATACTGCAGTACCTGAAGTTGATGAAGAAACAGGAAGAATTTCTTATGAAGCTGAATCACCAGATGAGGCAGCTTTTGTGATCGCAGCCAGAGAACTGGGATTTGAATTTTACGAGAGGACTCAAACAAGCATCTTAATACATGAATTAGATCTCGTTTCTGGCAGGAAAGTTCAAAG atCTTATAAACTTTTGAATATCTTGGAGTTCAGTAACTCAAGAAAACGGATGTCTGTGATTGTAAGAAACATGGAGGGAAAGCTGCTGCTACTTTGTAAAGGTGCTGACAG TGTCATATTTGAAAGACTTGCGAAGAATGGAAGGGAGTTTGAAGAGCAGACTCAGGAGCATGCTAATGAGTATGCCAATGCTGGTTTGAGGACCTTGCTGTTTGCATATCGTGAACTGGATGAGGAAGAATATAATAAGTTTAATGAAGAATTTACTATGGCCAAGAACTCTGTGAGTGCAGATCGTGACGAAATGATGGAGGAAGTGGCAGAAAAGATTGAGAATGATTTGATTCTTCTTGGTGCTACTGCAGTAGAAGACAAACTTCAGAATGGG GTTCCTGAATGTATTGACAAGCTTGCACAGGCAGGAATCAAAATATGGGTTTTGACTGGAGATAAATTGGAGACAGCAATCAATATTGG CTTTGCCTGTTGTTTGCTTAGACAAGGAATGGAGCAAATTGTAATCAGCTCAGAGACCCCAATAATTAAAGCACTGGAGAAAGTAGGGGACAATTCTGCTGTAGCAGTG GCATTTAAGGAAAATGTCCTCCAGCAGATTAGGGAGGCAAAAGAATCACTTACCACATTAAGCAAAAGCTCAGAGGCATTGGCTTTGATCATTGATGGGAAGTCACTCACTTGTGCTTTGGAGGATGATGTCAAGGGCCTGTTTTTAGAGCTTGCCCTTGGCTGTGCATCAGTTATTTGCTGTCGTTGTTCTCCCAAACAAAAAGCCCTT GTTACAAGACTGGTCAAAATTAAAACAGGTAGGACAACTCTAGCAATTGGTGATGGAGCAAATGATGTTGGAATGCTACAAGAAGCAGATATAGGAATTGGCATTAGTGGTGTTGAGGGAATGCAG GCAGTTATGTCAAGTGACATTGCAATTGCTCAGTTCCGATATTTGCAGCGCTTGCTTCTTGTGCATGGACATTGGTGTTACAGAAGGATCTCAAGAATG ATATGCTACTTCTTTTACAAGAACATTGCCTTTGGCTtcactctcttcttctttgagGCGTATGCATCATTCTCAGGCCAAGCTCCCTACAATGATTGGTATTTGTCACTCTATAATGTCTTCTTCACGTCACTTCCTGTGATAGCCTTAGGAGTGCTTGAGCAGGATGTCTCTGCAGATCTTTGTCTCAAG TTCCCTCTGTTGTACCAAGAAGGTGTACAAAACCTCCTATTTAGCTGGTTTCGATTCCTTTGCTGGGCGTTCAATGGCGTATTGAGCGCTACTttgatcttcttcttttgctccCATGCAATAGAGCAGCCTGCCTTCCGTAAAGGTGGTGAAGTTGCAGGATTGGATGTCCTTGGAACACTCATgtacacttgcattgtatgggTCGTAAATTGTCAAATTGCACTATTCGTCAACTATTATACTCTTAAAAATCATATCTTCATCTGGGGTAGCATTATAGCATGGTACATATTCCTCTTGGCATATGGAGCAGTGAACCCCAACATATCAACAACAGCCTATAAGGTCTTCATTGAAGCCTGTGCACCAGCCCCTTCTTATTGGCTTCTCACACTGTTTGTGGTAATCACTTGTCTAATCCCATATTTCACTCACACATCCATCCAATTGTGGTTTTTCCCCATGTATCATCAGATGATACAGTGGGTAAGTAAAGATGGTCAATTAGATGACCCTCAATACAGTCAGATGGTAAGACAGAGATCGTTAAGGCCCGCGACAGTGGGATATACAGCCCATTTGAGGGCAACATCCAAACGCTCTCAAGAGACGAATGAAGTCCATTGA